GGCCGCGGGCGTGCATATCCGCGAATACGAGGGCGGCCTCCTGCACAGCAAGACGCTGACCATGGATGGCGAGGTCACGCTGATCGGCTCGGCCAACATGGACCGCCGCAGCTTCGACCTGAACTACGAGAACAACATCCTGCTGCAGGATGAGGGCGCCACGGCGGCGCTGCGCGCGCAGCAGGCGGAATACCTGGCCCGCTCCCGCCCGGTGACGCTGGCCGAGGTGGAGGCCTGGCCGCTGCACCGCCAGCTCTGGAACAATTTCGCGGCGGTGCTGAGCCCCATCCTCTAGGGGCGCTCGCCGGTTGCGAGGCAGGCTGCGAGCGGGGCCCTGGCATGGGCCTTGCGGGGCAGCGGGCACCCTGAGTGGAGCCGCCCATGCCCTTCGATTCCGTCCCCGCCGCCACCGCCTCCGCCGAAACGCGGCCGCTCAGCGTGCTCTACGTCCTCTCCTCCTTCCCGGTGCTGTCCGAGACCTTCGTCAGCAACGAGATCCGCGCCATGCGCGCGCTCGGCCACAAGATCGTGCCGCTCACCATCCGCGACCATCACGGCCCCTGCCAGCCGGAGGACGAGGCGCTGAAGCCCGGCATCCAGCGGCTGGAGGAGCTGCCGCGCGTCACCGCCATGCTGCGCGCCGTGATGGGCCCCGCCCGGCTGCGCGCGGCGATGCGCTTCATCCGGACGCAGCAGGGCCTGCCGCGCCGCTCGCTGCTGCTCGCCGCAGCCCGGGTGGCGCTGGCCGCGCGGCGGCATGGCTGCACCCATGTCCACGCGCATTTCGCCCATGCGGCGACGGCCACCGCCATTGCCGGCGCGCGCCTGGCGGGCTGCACCGTCTCCTTCATCGGGCATGGCTTCGAGGTCTATGGCACGCCCGCCGACCTGCCGCTGAAGCTCGCCAGTGCCGACCTCGCCGTCGCCACCTGCTTCGACATGCGGGACGACATGCTCGCCATGGCGCCGGGGGCGCGCGTGGTGGTGGTGCCCTGCGGCATCGATCCCGCCCGCTTCCGCCCGCGCTCCGGCGCCTCCAATGGCCGGCTGCTCGCCATCGGCCGCCTCGCGCCGCAGAAGGGGTATGAGCTGCTGCTCGATGCCCTGGCCGCGCTGCCGCCCATGGCGCGCCCCTGCATCGACGCGGTGGGGGAGGGCGCGCTGCGCCCGGTGCTGGAAGCGAAGATCGAGGCGCTGGGCCTTTGGCCCTGGATGCGCCTGCTGGGCGCGCGCCCGAGCGGCTGGATCGCCGAGGAGGGGCCGCGCTACCAGGGTTTCGTCGCCCCCTACGTGATCTGCGCCGATGGCGACCGCGACACCGGCCCCATCGTGCTGAAGGAGGCGATGGCCATGGGCCTGCCTGTCCTCGCCTCGGCCCTGATGGGCATGAAGGAGACAGTGGCCGATGTCGGCGGAAGGCTGATCCTGCCGGGCGACCGCCGTGCCCTGACCGATGGCCTGGGCTGGATCGCCGGCCTCTCGGCGGCGGAGCGCGCTGCCATCGGCCGCGCCGGGCGCGCGCATATCGAGGCGGGGTTCAGCCTGGCATCCCAGGCGCGGCAGCTGGGCGCGCTCTTCGCCGGCCTGCAGGCCCGCCCCCATGCTTGAGCGCCGCACCGACATCCTGATCTGGGTCGCGGGCAAGCTCGACAAGCGCGGCTCCTTCGAGGACTACCTGCTGCGCCTGGGGCGCGGCCTGAAGACGGCCGGTCTCAGCACGCATCTCGTCGCCGGTCCGCCCTGGGATGCGGGGCTGCGGCGGGACCTCGCGGCGCTGGGCCTTGGCCTGACGGAACTGGGCGAAGGTGAGTTGCGCTCTGCCTGGCGCGCGGCCGGCATCCTGGCCCGCACGCGGCCGCGCCTCGTGCATTACCATTTCGGCTCGCCCAGCTCGAAGCTCGCCGCGCTGGCCGCGGTCTCGGGCGTGCCGCGCTTCGTCTTCACGGATCACGGCTCGCGCACGCAGGTCGAGGCGGGGGGCGCTGGTCTCGCCGCCGCCAAGCGCTGGATGCGGCGGGCGCGCGCCTCTCTCGTGGACCTCTATCTGCCCGTCTCGAACGAGGTGGCGGGGCATCTCCGGCAGGAGATCGGCCTGCCGCCCGCCCGGCTGCACCGGCTCATGAACGGCGTGGACCTCGCGCGCTACCGTCCCGCGGGTGCTGAGGAGCGCATGGCCCTGCGCCAGCGCCTGCTGGGGCTGGGCGGGGCGGAGCCCGTGCTGCTCTATGCCGGGCAGCTCACCGCCGAGAAGGGCGTGGAGGATCTGCTCGCCATCCAGCCCGCGCTGCTCCGCGCCTTTCCGGGCCTCACCATCGCCTGGGCCGGGGACGGCCCGCTGCGCGGCGCGGTGGAGGCCGCATCCGGCCAGGGCGTGCGCGTGCTGGGCCGTCGCGGCGACATGCCGGAACTGCTGCGCGCGGTGGATCTCGTCGTCGCGCCCTCGCGCTGGCGGGAGGCCTTCTCGCTCATCCTGGCCGAGGCCGCGGCCTCGGGCCTGCCCGCCATAGCCTCGCGCATCGGCGGCATCCCGGAGGTGGTGGCGAACCAGGTGACGGGCGAGCTGGTGCCGCCTGGCGAGCCGGCGGCGCTGCTCGCCTCGCTCTCGGGGCTGATCGAGCAGCCCGCGCGCCGCATCGCCATGGGGCAGGCGGCACGCCGCCGCGCCGAGGCGCTGTTCGACCTCGACGGCATGATCGCCGCCACCCTCCGCCACTATGCGGCACTGCTGCCGCTGCCCACCGCCTCGCTCACGCCCGCCCTGGAGTTCCGCTCATGACCGTCACCGAGATCACCGCCGCGCTGGAGCGCGACGGCATCGCGCCGCTGCCCCGGCTGATCGCACCCGAGGCGCTGGCCGGCCTGCAGGCGGCCTTCAGCGGCGCCCTGCGGCGGCCGAGCTTCAACACCTGGATCGGCTTCGAGCAGAACGAGAAATGGCGCCTGCTGGTCGAGAACCTGCTGGCGCTGCACCCGGCCTGCCTCGAGCTCGCGCTGCATCCGCTGGTGGCCGGCGCGGTGCGCGAATATGTCGGCCCCGAGGTGGCGCTGACCGAGGCGCGCGGCTGGCGCACCATCCGCACCACGCGCAACTTCCATGGCTGGCACGCCGATGCCTGGCACGCGCCCGAGGTGACGACGGCGCCGCGCGAGGTGAAGCTCGCGGTCTATCTGAGCGATGTGGAGAGCGGGCATTTCGCCTATCTCGCCGGCACGCACCGCCAACGCGGCGCCGCCCGCCACTGGGGCCCGGCGGATGTGGCGCCGCTGATGCACCGGGAGCGCGCGATGCGCGGCCCGGCCGGCACCGCCTTCCTCTTCGACACGGCGGGCGTGCATCGGCAGACCACGCCCTGCCTCTCGCCGCGCGACGTGATGTTCTTCAACTTCCATGACCCTGCCGTGCCGATCCAGGCCGAGGATGTGGCGCATGGCCGCTACCAGCCGCTGCTGCTGAACGCCGGCTACCTGCCGCCGCTGACCGCCGAGCAGGCGGCGATCCTGGGCTTTGGCCGTGCCCGCGCCCAGCCCGAAGCGGGCATGGTGGGCCGCCCCGCGCTGCGGCGCTATCCCTGGCTGCATGACGCCATGGCGGCGGGCCTGTGGGCGCGGCTCGAATGGCAGGAGGTGGCGCGCATGGCGCGGCAGGGCCGGCGCTTCGCCGCGCGCCGCCTGGCGCGGCTGATCCCCGGCGTGGCGCGCCCGAGCTCTGGCGCCGCGCGGCCCGCGAAGGAGGCTCACTCGTGAGCGCGCCCCGTCTTTCCGTCATCATCCCCACGCGCAACTGCCTGGCATGGCTGCCCCGCGCCATGGCGAGCGCGCTGGCCGTGCCGGTCGAGGGCATCGAGGTCATCATCGTGGATGATGGCTCGACCGACGGCACCGCGAATTTCCTGGCCCATGCCGCAGCCTCGGGCCTGCCCATCCGCGTGCTGCGCCGCACGGGCGGCGAGGGGGCTGCGGCGGCGCGCAATGCCGGCCTCGCCATCGCGCGGGCGCCCGTGGTGGGCTTCCTCGACGCCGATGACATCTGGCAGCCCGATCGCATCGCCGAACGGCTCGCCTGGCATGAGGCGCATCCCGAGACCGCGCTGAGCTTCGGCGAATACGAGACGCTCTATGCCGACAACCGCCGCGAGCCGCGGCTGATCGGCTACATGCCGCGCTTCGCCGCCGCCGTCACGCCGCTGGACGAGCCCTGGCGGGACGAGATCGGCTGGCTGGGCCCGGCCGGCGCCGGGCTGATCTATGGGGAGAATCCGGTCTGCACCTCGGTCGTCCTCGCCTCGCGCGCGGCGGTGGAGGCGGTGGGCGGCTTCGATGTCTCGCTCGGCCAGGCGGAGGACTGGGACCTCTGGATCCGCCTCGCGCTGCACGGCCCGGTCGCCTATGCGCCGCGCTCGCAGGGGCTGCACATGCATCGCGCCGACTCGCTGAGCAGCGAGGTGCGCGCGCGCTGCCTTGCCGTCGCGACGGTGCTGGACCGCTACGGCCCGGCGATCCGCGCGCGTGATGCGGGCGCCTTCCGCTGCAGCCGCGCCTTCGTGGCCGAGGCGCGCGCCGAGATGGCGGAGGCCGAGGGGCGGCGCCTCGCGCATCTGGCCTGGCAGGCCAAGGCGCTGCTCTGGCAGCCGAGCCGCCGCCGGGCGCGCTCGGCCGCACGCGCGTTGCTGCGGGGGCTGCGGCCGCGCATGCCGGCGCCGCTCATGGCACGGGCGGCGTGAAGATCCGATGCCGGATGATGGGTGACTTGGCGTCTGCCCTGTGTGACCCTGGCCCATCACCGGAGAACCTCGGATGCGGCTCGATCGCCGTGGCGTGCTCGCCACATCCCTTGCCCTGGGCGGAGCGGCCACCGCCGCGCCCGTCCCGGGCAAGATCGCCCTGGAGGAGCATGTCATCATCCCCTCCTTCCTCGACTACCTGAACAAGGCCATGCCGCCGGTCTCGGCGGAGGCGCGGGCCGTGCTGGTCCGCCGCATGCTGGATTTCGGCGAGGAGCGCCTGGCCGCCATGGATGGCGCGGGCGTGTCGCGGGCCATCCTCTCCATCTCGGGCCCCGGCGTGCAGGTGGAGCCCGACACGGCGCGGGCGACGCGCCTGGCGGCGGAGGCGAATGACGCGCTGGCGCGCGAGATCCAGCGCCGGCCGGACCGCTATGGCGGCTTCGCGCACCTCGCCATGCAGGACCCCGCTCAGGCCGCGCGTGAACTCGAACGCTGCGTGCGGGAGCTCAACTTCCAGGGCGCCATGATCAACCACCACACGCTGGGCGTCTACCTGGATGACCCGCGGAATGACGTGTTCTGGGAGCGGCTCCAGGCGCTGGAGGTGCCGCTCTACCTCCATCCGGATGACAGCTTCCGCATGCCGCATGTGCTCGAGGGCGTGCCCGAACTGCACAAGCCGACCTGGGAATGGACGACCGAGACCGCGACCCACGCGCTGCGCCTGATCGTCACCGGCGTCTTCGACCGATTCCCGCGCGCGCAGGTCATCCTCGGGCATATGGGCGAGACCTTGCCCTACATGCTCTGGCGGCTGGACAGCCGCTACGCCTTCACGCCGACGCGCCGTCCGATCCGGCGCAAGCCCTCGGACTATGTGCGCTCCAACATCTCGGTCACCACCTCGGGGCAATGCGATGACGTGCCGCTGACGGCGGCACTGGCGGCGCTCGGCGAGAGCCGCGTGATGTTTTCGATCGACTACCCTTATGAGGACTCCGCGACGGCCGCGCGCTTCATCGAGAAGGCCGCGATCGCGGAGGATGTGCGGGCCCGGGTGATGCACGGCAATGCGCGCGCGCTGCTGAAGCTGCGCAGCTGAGACCGCGCGGCTGACGGGCAGGGCGCGCCGCGCCGGGTGGCCCGCCAGCCGCCCCAGCTCGCCGGCGGCGGCGCGGCCGCGTCCGAGCGGGCCGCGAGGCGCCGCACCGGGCCGCCCCTGCGCTGCATGAACGAACCGCGCAGATCCTCCCCGGAGGGTCAGCCTCCGGAGGCCTGCCGTTCCGGTGCGGCGTGCGTTGGATCGTGGATGGCAGCACCCACGGCCTGCGGGATCGGCATCACATTGATGCCGCCCAGCCTGACGCCGCGCTCCCGCACCAGGGCCTTGGCGAAATGGCGGATCTCGCCCGCGGGCCCGCGCAGCAGCGCAACCTCGATGCAGTGATGGTGGTCGAGATGCAGATGCACGGTCGTCACGCCGAGATCGTGGTGCGCGTGTTGCGCTTCGGTGAGCCGGCGGCCCAGGTCGCGCTCATAATGGTCGTAGATGTAGGACACCGCGGCCACGCATGGCAGCATCGGGTCCTGCTCTCCCGCCGCATCGCGCAGCCCGGAACGGAGCAGGTCCCGCACCGCCTCCGAGCGGTTGCCGTAGCCGCGGCCCGCCATGAAGGCATCCAGCGCGGCGGCCGTTTCGTGATCGAGGCTGATGGTCAGGCGCTGCACCTTGCACTCCCGTCGCGATGGCGGCCTCTGCCCGGGGTCCGGGTGCCGATGATGTGTTATGACGAATATTGGCAATCTTCTTAACGACAGCTAGCCTCCAAGTCGTCCTAGCGGAGGATATCCCCCTGTTGTCGCGCCGTCTCTGCCTCGTCCTCGCAGCGGCCCTCGGATTGTCGGTGCCCCAGCCCGGCCCGGCGCGGGCGCAACCGATGGGAGGTGTCGCGGTGATCGCCGTGGCCGGCGACCCGGGGCATCTCAATCCGGCGATCTCGACCGCGGGGCCGCTGCATGCCGTGGCCGGCTCCTTGTTCAACGGCCTGGTGGCGCTGGACGAGGCGGGCAATCCGGAACCTGACCTCGCGGAATCCTGGGTGGTCGCGCCCGATGGGCTGAGCGTGACGTTCCGGCTGCGCGCCGGCGTCCGCTGGCATGATGGCAGGCCCTTCACTGCTGCCGATGTGAAGACCAGCTTCGAGCAGGTGCTGCTTCGCTTCCACGCCCGTGCCCGCGCCGGCCTGGCGCCCGCCATCGCGGGAATTGACGCGCCGGACCCGCTGACCGCGGTGTTTCGCTTGAACCGGCCGCACCCCGCCCTGCTGCGGCAGCTCGACGTCACCGAAGCGCCGGTGCTGCCCGCGCATCTGTTCGACGGCACGGACCCCAACACCAACCCGGCCAATCTGCGCCCCGTCGGCACCGGGCCCTTCCGCTTCGAGAGCTACCAGCGTGACAACCAGGTCGTGCTCCTGCGCAACCCGGACTACTTCAAGCCCGGGCTGCCGCGGCTGGATCGCGTCGTGTTCCGGATCATCCCGGACTCGAACACCCAGGTGAACGCGCTCCTGGCGGGCGAGGTGGACATGCTGGCCCGCGTGTCCGCGCCCGATGCCGCTCGGCTGCGCGGCCGCGGCGTGACGCTCGCGGAAACCCGCGCCGCCGCCGGCGGGTCCAATTGCGTCATGACGCTCGCCTTCAACCTCGACCGTTCGGCCACCGGCCAGGTCGCGCTGCGCGAGGCTTTCGCGCTGGGCCTCGATCGCCAGCGGATGCTGGAACTGGTGGCCTTCGGCCAAGGGCGCGTCGCGGAGGCGCCGATCGCCTCGGGCATCGCCTGGGCGCATGCGCCGCGCGCGCTGGCGGCGTGGCGGCCCGATCCGGCCGAGGCCAATCGGCGGCTGGATGCGGCGGGCCTCGCGCGCGGACCGGATGGCGTGCGCGCCACGCTCGATATCCTGCACTTTCCGGCTTTCGCCCGCTGGTCGGACATCCTGCGCCAACAGCTCGCACCGCTCGGCATCACCTTGCGGGTGCGGATGATGGACCCCGCCGCCTTCGCCCAGGCGGTGTTCACCCGGCGTGACTTCGACCTGGCGCTGGTCTCCTATTGCAACGGCACGGATCCGGAGATCGGCGTCCGGCGCATGGTCCATTCCTCGGCCGTCGGCAATGTCCCCTTCTCCAATGCGGCGGGCTACCGGAACGCGGAGGTGGACCGGCTGTTCGATGCGGCGGCCTCCGTGCAGGACGAGGCCGCCCGGGGCGCGGCGTATCGCGCGGCACAGGCGATCCTGGCGCGCGATCTGCCCTATTGGTGGCTGGTCGAGACCGACTTCACCGCCGCCTGGCGCGACCGCTTCGCCGATTTCGCGCCCTGGAGCGGCCAGGTGGCGGAACGCGCCTGGCGACGGCCGTAGCCGGCTTGGCCGGCTTCCTGCTCCGTCGGCTCGGCTTCGGGCTGCTCGCGCTCCTCGCCTCGGCGAGCCTTGCCTTTCTGCTCGCCTGGCACGCGCCGGGCGGGCCGGCGGTGGGGCTCGGCGGCGAATACGGCGCGCCGGGTTACCTGGAGGAAGTGGCCGCCCGCTACGGCCTCGACCGCCCGGGCGCCGAAGTCTGGTTCGGCTGGATGGTCCGGCTGGCGCAGGGTGATCTCGGCCAATCCTGGCGCGAGCAGGCGCCGGTCTCGATGCTGATCCTGGAGCGGCTTCCCCTGACGCTGAGCCTGACCTTCGCGGCGGCGGCGCTGGCCGCGCTGGCTGGCACGCTGATCGGCGTCGCGGCGTCGCAAAGCGATGGGCGCTGGCCCGTCGCAGCGCTCTCGGCGCTGCACGCCGTGCCGGGCTACATCGTGGCGCAGGCGCTGGTCCTGGTCTTCGCGCTGGGGCTTGGCCTGCTGCCGGTGCAGGGCATCGCCGATCCACGCGAGCCCGCCGGGGGCGGCCTGGCGCTGGTGGCCGAAAGGCTGCGGCACCTCGCCCTTCCGGTTCTGGCGCTGGCGCTGCATCAGCTCTGTTTCGTGAGCCTGCTGGTGCGTGCCGGTCTGATCGCGCAGATGCGCCAGCCCTATGTCGTCGCGGCCGAGGCGCGGGGCCGCTCGCGCGCCGGGGCGCGATGGCGGCATGCCCTGCCCAATGCGCTGCTGCCCGTCGCCACCCTGACCGCCATGCGGCTCGGCAGCCTCGTGGGCGGGGCTTTGGTGATCGAGGTGGCCTTCGCGCTGCCGGGCCTGGGGCGACTTGCGGTCTCGGCCGCCCTGGCGCGCGACCATCCGGTGGTGATCGGCACGGTGGTGACGGCCTGCCTCATCGCCTGGGTCGCGAACCTCGTGGCGGATGCCACGGCGCCGCTGCTCGACCCGAGGCTGCGGGCGCGATGAGCCGGCTTGTCGCGGGGGGAAGCCTCGCCTGTCTCTACCTGGCCTGCCTGATCCTGGCGCCCGGTGGGTCACTGACGACGCTCGAGGCACATGCGGCCTTGCTGTCGCCGCGCCTCGCGCATCCATTCGGCACCGATGATCTCGGGCGCGACATGCTGGCGGCGCTGCTCCAGGGCGGGCGCACCTCGCTGACCGTCGCGACGGTCGCGACCCTGCTGGCGCTGGCCATCGGGCTGGTGGTCGGGCTGGTCGCGGGGATCGGGCCGGCCCTGCTGGATGAGGCCCTGATGCGCGTGGCGGAGATCACCGCGAGCCTGCCGGCCCTGCTGCTGGCGGTGCTGCTGGCGGCGTTGTTCGGCGGGTCTGCCTGGAACCTCGCGCTGCTGCTGGGACTGACGCGCTGGCCCTTGGTCGCGCGGATCGTGCGCATGGAGGTGCGCAGCCTGCTGGGCCGGGAATTCCTCCGTGCCGCCTGGGCCCTTGGCGCCTCGCCCACACATGTCGCGCACAGGCATCTGGTGCCGCATCTGGCCGGGCCGCTCCTGGCGGCCGCGGGCATCGTGTTCGGCGGTGCGGTGGTGGCGGAAGCAGCGCTCGCCTTTGTCGGGCTGGGCGATCCGGCGGTGACGAGCTGGGGGCAGATGGTGGCTGCCGGCTTCGCCGTGATCGGCCTCGCCTGGTGGGTCTGGCTTTGGCCGGCCGCCATGCTGGTCCTGGTCAGTGGGCTGGTCGCCGCCATGGCCGACCTTGGGGACGAAGGCCGCTGAGCCATGCGAGCGCCCAGGGCAGGTTGGGATCCGCGCGCCGAACGAGGCCCCTCCAGGGCCGCTTGGGCAGTGCTGGTTCGCCCAGCTGGTGTGCGGCATGTCGCGTATCGCGTGGCGCCCATCCCAGCGCCGCAGGAGGCGCCAGCACCCTGGCCGTCACGGGGAGAGCGGTCGCGCTTGCGCCGCGATTCCCGCCGGGCGCCGCGTCACGCTCCGCCGGAGGCCGGCTCGGTGCCCGCCGAATGCCCCGCCACGGGCTTGTGCGGATGTGGCACCATGAGCTTCTTCGGGGCGATGAAAAGGTACATCGTCAGCACATAGGGCGCGGTGAAGGACGGCACGCCGGACGGTGCCACGATGATGTCGAGCGCGCCCTGGACGAACACCGTCACCACGGTCGCGAGCGCGGCGTAGAGCGCGACGCGCGGCGAGGGCCGCAGGAAGATCACGCCGACCGCCAATGCGGTGAGCACCGGGCTGAAGCCGTACAGCCCCTGCCGGACCAGGGCGGGGTCGGCGGCCATCGCGACGGAGACGATGATGGCGATGACCGACCCGGCCACCACAGCGATGCCGGCGGCGACCGAGGCAATGAAGATGCCGGCCAGGATGATCGCCCCACTGACCGCACTGCCAAGCAGATAGACCTGCCCGATATTGCGGAAGAAGATTTCGACCAGCTCGATCCCCTGCGGGATGACCATCGCGTGCTGCGTCGTGGCCGTCGGCAGGCGCGGCGAATCGCCGATCACGTCGAGCCCGCCGAAGGAATACGCGCCGGCGACCATCAGCCATCCGGTCAGGACGAAGGGGCCGGTCGAACCTGGCACGCCGAACACCCTGGTGACCGTGGCGCTGAAGGCCGCGGTGAAGACCGTGCTGGCCGCGGCGCCCACCACGACATAGACCCAGAGCTGCGGCGACGCGGCGATGAAGGTCGGCAGGGCCGCGCCGACGAGGATGCCGTTGAAGCCGTACAGCCCCTGTTCGATCGAACCCTCGTCGAGGTCCAGCACCTGCGCCGTCAGCGTCGCGACGACGATGCCGACCGCGGCCCCGATGGTCGTCGCCCAGACCCCGGAGACATAGGACGCGTAGGCCATGGCGACGAAGAAGATCGCCCCGGTCAGGGCGTTCTCCATGAAGAAGACCTGGCTGGTTCCGCGCAGGCAGACCGTCAGGAAATTGCTCTTCGTCTGCGTCATCGTGTCCTTGCCTCGCTGATCACCGCGAGGAGGATACTTCGGGCAGGCGCCTGACGCGCAATTCTTCGTGGGCGATGCGCCGGAAGCAACGGACCTCCTGGCGCATTTCGCAGAATTCGCTCCGGACGGCGCGCAGCATCAGGCCCGCCGCATTGGGCGGGCGGGACACGCCGGAGACCGCGCGAGGAACCCGTGGCGGAATTCGGCTCACTGCGCTGTCTTCTGTGGAAGGCTGGCTCCGGCGGCGGTGGCGCGTGGGGTCGTGATGCACTTGGCCCTATGCGGGCTTGGGGTGCTGAAGAAGCCGCCGATCGAAGCACGCTCAATCGGGCAGGGCGGCCCGGACGTGGGGGGTGTCCCGCAACCCCTTGTGGACGCGTTTGTGAATCATCCAGCTTGGTTGCGGAAAAATCGCAATATAAATAATACTTTGACATGTGATCATGGCGAATGAGCTGTCCGCCAAGGTGGGATCCCGGCCTGTCTCTCGCTGTCGCAAGGGTGGCCTATTTCCTGTGATGGATCGGTGATTTCACCGTCCTGTTGCAGGGTGTTGCGCCGGCGCCTGCCTCGCGTTCGGGCCTCCACTCGCGTTCACGCCCCGGGGGCACGCGGCACGGTGCAGGCGAGGGCGGTGTCACCGCGGGCGCGCAGCGGATCTCGGTGCCAGTAACCCGTCCCTCGACTCGTCGCTGGCACAACCGCCATGGACATGCGAAAGTGAGTGCCGGTGGAATACGAACCGGCCGGTGCTTACCGTCTTTCCGGTGTACACCGGCTTTCAGCCGACCTTCCCCGCTGGATCAATACCACGATGTCTTCCATGCTCTATGTCAGCAACGCTGCGGTGGTCGCTTCGGAGCAGTTTGATGGCGAACTCGTTGTCATCCAGTTCGATACAGGCAGGTATTTCAGCCTCAGCGGGATGGCCATGCCGGCGTGGCAGCTCCTGCAGTCGCCGGTCACGCGCGATGCGATGCTCTTCGCTCTGTCCCAGGCGGCCGGCGATACCGCGCCCGAACCTGCCGAACTGGCGTCGCAGCTCGATGCGCTGATTGAACAGCTCGTCGCCGAAGCCCTGCTCATCGAAGCCGAGGCACCCGGCATCGCCGCGGTCATCGAGCCCTTCAACTACGCCGCTCCCCGCGTGGATATCTACTCTGACCTCGCTGACCTCGTATCGCTCGACCCGATCCATGATGTGGACGCGATGATGGGCTGGCCACGCACGGGCGCGGCGTGAACAGCACGGTCTTGCCGACCAGCGTCGCGGATCTGGTGCCCGCCCATCGCCTCGACGAATTCATTGCGGCGACCCCACCCCGCCTGTTCGGGATCGGCCCGGTCTCCATCGCCCTGCATGCCTCCGATGCCCGCCTGGCCGCGTTGCTCGGCGCAGCACTCGCGCATGCGGCCTGCGACACGCCGCGGCCCTGCCATCTGCGCGTCGCTGCGATTGACACCGGGGCGATCGGCTGGCCACGACCGCCCGGGGTCCCGGGCACGGAACATCTTCGCCCGCCGATGGACGAG
This region of Sediminicoccus rosea genomic DNA includes:
- a CDS encoding glycosyltransferase, yielding MPFDSVPAATASAETRPLSVLYVLSSFPVLSETFVSNEIRAMRALGHKIVPLTIRDHHGPCQPEDEALKPGIQRLEELPRVTAMLRAVMGPARLRAAMRFIRTQQGLPRRSLLLAAARVALAARRHGCTHVHAHFAHAATATAIAGARLAGCTVSFIGHGFEVYGTPADLPLKLASADLAVATCFDMRDDMLAMAPGARVVVVPCGIDPARFRPRSGASNGRLLAIGRLAPQKGYELLLDALAALPPMARPCIDAVGEGALRPVLEAKIEALGLWPWMRLLGARPSGWIAEEGPRYQGFVAPYVICADGDRDTGPIVLKEAMAMGLPVLASALMGMKETVADVGGRLILPGDRRALTDGLGWIAGLSAAERAAIGRAGRAHIEAGFSLASQARQLGALFAGLQARPHA
- a CDS encoding glycosyltransferase family 4 protein, which encodes MLERRTDILIWVAGKLDKRGSFEDYLLRLGRGLKTAGLSTHLVAGPPWDAGLRRDLAALGLGLTELGEGELRSAWRAAGILARTRPRLVHYHFGSPSSKLAALAAVSGVPRFVFTDHGSRTQVEAGGAGLAAAKRWMRRARASLVDLYLPVSNEVAGHLRQEIGLPPARLHRLMNGVDLARYRPAGAEERMALRQRLLGLGGAEPVLLYAGQLTAEKGVEDLLAIQPALLRAFPGLTIAWAGDGPLRGAVEAASGQGVRVLGRRGDMPELLRAVDLVVAPSRWREAFSLILAEAAASGLPAIASRIGGIPEVVANQVTGELVPPGEPAALLASLSGLIEQPARRIAMGQAARRRAEALFDLDGMIAATLRHYAALLPLPTASLTPALEFRS
- a CDS encoding phytanoyl-CoA dioxygenase family protein encodes the protein MTVTEITAALERDGIAPLPRLIAPEALAGLQAAFSGALRRPSFNTWIGFEQNEKWRLLVENLLALHPACLELALHPLVAGAVREYVGPEVALTEARGWRTIRTTRNFHGWHADAWHAPEVTTAPREVKLAVYLSDVESGHFAYLAGTHRQRGAARHWGPADVAPLMHRERAMRGPAGTAFLFDTAGVHRQTTPCLSPRDVMFFNFHDPAVPIQAEDVAHGRYQPLLLNAGYLPPLTAEQAAILGFGRARAQPEAGMVGRPALRRYPWLHDAMAAGLWARLEWQEVARMARQGRRFAARRLARLIPGVARPSSGAARPAKEAHS
- a CDS encoding glycosyltransferase family 2 protein encodes the protein MSAPRLSVIIPTRNCLAWLPRAMASALAVPVEGIEVIIVDDGSTDGTANFLAHAAASGLPIRVLRRTGGEGAAAARNAGLAIARAPVVGFLDADDIWQPDRIAERLAWHEAHPETALSFGEYETLYADNRREPRLIGYMPRFAAAVTPLDEPWRDEIGWLGPAGAGLIYGENPVCTSVVLASRAAVEAVGGFDVSLGQAEDWDLWIRLALHGPVAYAPRSQGLHMHRADSLSSEVRARCLAVATVLDRYGPAIRARDAGAFRCSRAFVAEARAEMAEAEGRRLAHLAWQAKALLWQPSRRRARSAARALLRGLRPRMPAPLMARAA
- a CDS encoding amidohydrolase family protein, which codes for MRLDRRGVLATSLALGGAATAAPVPGKIALEEHVIIPSFLDYLNKAMPPVSAEARAVLVRRMLDFGEERLAAMDGAGVSRAILSISGPGVQVEPDTARATRLAAEANDALAREIQRRPDRYGGFAHLAMQDPAQAARELERCVRELNFQGAMINHHTLGVYLDDPRNDVFWERLQALEVPLYLHPDDSFRMPHVLEGVPELHKPTWEWTTETATHALRLIVTGVFDRFPRAQVILGHMGETLPYMLWRLDSRYAFTPTRRPIRRKPSDYVRSNISVTTSGQCDDVPLTAALAALGESRVMFSIDYPYEDSATAARFIEKAAIAEDVRARVMHGNARALLKLRS
- the nikR gene encoding nickel-responsive transcriptional regulator NikR, producing the protein MQRLTISLDHETAAALDAFMAGRGYGNRSEAVRDLLRSGLRDAAGEQDPMLPCVAAVSYIYDHYERDLGRRLTEAQHAHHDLGVTTVHLHLDHHHCIEVALLRGPAGEIRHFAKALVRERGVRLGGINVMPIPQAVGAAIHDPTHAAPERQASGG
- a CDS encoding ABC transporter substrate-binding protein, encoding MSRRLCLVLAAALGLSVPQPGPARAQPMGGVAVIAVAGDPGHLNPAISTAGPLHAVAGSLFNGLVALDEAGNPEPDLAESWVVAPDGLSVTFRLRAGVRWHDGRPFTAADVKTSFEQVLLRFHARARAGLAPAIAGIDAPDPLTAVFRLNRPHPALLRQLDVTEAPVLPAHLFDGTDPNTNPANLRPVGTGPFRFESYQRDNQVVLLRNPDYFKPGLPRLDRVVFRIIPDSNTQVNALLAGEVDMLARVSAPDAARLRGRGVTLAETRAAAGGSNCVMTLAFNLDRSATGQVALREAFALGLDRQRMLELVAFGQGRVAEAPIASGIAWAHAPRALAAWRPDPAEANRRLDAAGLARGPDGVRATLDILHFPAFARWSDILRQQLAPLGITLRVRMMDPAAFAQAVFTRRDFDLALVSYCNGTDPEIGVRRMVHSSAVGNVPFSNAAGYRNAEVDRLFDAAASVQDEAARGAAYRAAQAILARDLPYWWLVETDFTAAWRDRFADFAPWSGQVAERAWRRP
- a CDS encoding ABC transporter permease, yielding MAGFLLRRLGFGLLALLASASLAFLLAWHAPGGPAVGLGGEYGAPGYLEEVAARYGLDRPGAEVWFGWMVRLAQGDLGQSWREQAPVSMLILERLPLTLSLTFAAAALAALAGTLIGVAASQSDGRWPVAALSALHAVPGYIVAQALVLVFALGLGLLPVQGIADPREPAGGGLALVAERLRHLALPVLALALHQLCFVSLLVRAGLIAQMRQPYVVAAEARGRSRAGARWRHALPNALLPVATLTAMRLGSLVGGALVIEVAFALPGLGRLAVSAALARDHPVVIGTVVTACLIAWVANLVADATAPLLDPRLRAR